Below is a window of Caballeronia insecticola DNA.
ATCCCGATGTTTTGCGTCAGGCCAACTGGAATTTTCCGACGAGCGACTTGAGCGAGCGCGCCTGATCGTCGAGCGATTGAGCGGCCGCGGCGGCCTCTTCGACGAGCGCGGCGTTCTGCTGCGTGCTCGCGTCCATCTTCGTGACGGCCTCGCCGATCGACTCGATGCCGGTCTTCTGCTCCGCCGACGCCGCCGAAATCTCGCCCATGATGTCGGTCACGCGCCGCACCGCCTGCACGACTTCGCCCATGGTCGCGCCGGCTTGCTGCGCGTAGGTCGAGCCGTCCGACACGCGCGACACCGAGGTATCGATCAGCGTCTTGATCTCCTTCGCCGCCGCCGACGAACGCTGCGCGAGACTGCGCACCTCGCCCGCCACGACCGCGAAGCCGCGCCCTTGTTCGCCCGCGCGCGCCGCCTCGACCGCCGCGTTGAGCGCGAGGATATTGGTCTGGAACGCGATGCCCTCGATCACGCCGATGATGTCGCCGATACTTTTCGCGCTCGCATCGATGCGCTGCATCGTCTCGACGACGCGGCTCACGACCGCGCCGCCCTTCTCCGCGATCTGCGATGCATTCGCCGCGAGCGCGCTCGCCTGCTTCGCGTTGTCGGCGTTCTGGCGCACGGTCGAGGTGAGCTGCTCCATGCTGGTCGCGGTCTTTTCGAGCGCGACGGCCTGCTCTTCGGTACGGCGCGACAGATCGACGTTGCCGGTCGAAATCTCGCTCGATGCCGACGCGATGGCTTCCGCGCTCGCCGCGATATCGCCGACCGTCGCCGACAGGCCCGCCTGCATTTCGGCCAGCGCGTGCAGCATGCTGGCGTCGTCGCGGCGTTTGAGCGTGATCCGGTTGGCGAGATCGCCCGAGGCGATGCGCCGCGCGATGTCCTTCGCGTAGCCCGGCTCGCCGCCGAGTTGCCCGGCGAGACGCCGCACGACCCACTCCGAGATGACGATCGCGAGCACGAACAGCGCGAGCGTGAGCGCCGACACCATCACGAACGACGAATGGAAGATGAACGCCGCCGAATCGATGGTGGCCTTCGCGGCCGCGCCGCGTCGCGCGACGAGATCGTCGACCATCTTTTCGAGCTTGCCGGTTTCGACGAGCAGCGACACGTCCTGCGTGCCGACCTGCCAGTTCATCTGCGAGAGATCGAGCGGCTGCTCCTTCACGAGCTTGACGAAAGTGCGCAGGTTGGCGCTCCACGTCGCGAGCGCGGCGGCGAAGCGCTTCTGCTGCGCGAGCGAGTCTTTATCCGCATGGTCGATGTATTGCGCGAGCTGCGTCTGTTCGCGGCCGATATCCGCGAGCGCCTGCTCGACCTGCGCGCCGAGTTCGTCGCGCTCGCGGGCGGTGGACGCGGTCAGCAGCATCTTCTGGGAACGGCTCGCGCGCAGCAGATAGCCCCGCGTTTCCTCGGCCGCGCGGCTCGCGACATAGCCCTGCGTGTAGATGGATTCGGTCGCGCCGTTCAGGCGGCTGATCTGCGTGAGCGATATCGCGCCGATCACAAGCGTGCCCGCCAGCACGATGCCGAACGCCAGCCTGAGCGATGCCTTGACGGACAGCGCGCGTTTTCCCGTCGTGCGCCCGTGCGCGTCTTGCGCGGCCGAGCCGGCTTCGGCATCCGCCAGAAAGCCCGCGTCTTTTGCGCCGCGTAGCGAAAACAGTTTCATCGATCGATCCCCGAATATGTACTGCGGACTGCGTCCTCGTGCGACGCGCCCGCATCTGGTCCCACCGGTAGTACGGCAGTTTTAGCGGCTTCTTGAGCCGCTTTTATCGAACAAGCGAACAGGCGTTCGCGTGTCGTCCGGCTTTATAACCAGCCAAAAAATCGTTGTGTCAGACGAAACGCACCAGTACGCGGCACAAGGGTGTCCGATTCGCGACAAAGCTTGGCAGGACAACGTAACGCGGACAGCCTAAACTTTCAGAAATTCAGTCCGCGCATAAATCGCCGGGCTGGGAAAACAAAAACCGAGACGACTTCCGCTTTCACCATCCATCGACTATGCAAACGAGCATCGACAAGGGCGCTCTGTCGCCTTCCGGCGCCGCCGCCGGATCTTCCACCGCGACGTCCGCCGGCACCGGCGCACAACGCACCGTCTATTCCGTCCTGGGCGCGATCAGTTTCTCGCATCTGTTGAACGACATGATCCAGTCGCTGATTCTGGCGATCTACCCGATGTTCAAAAGCGAGTTCGCGCTGAGCTTCGGTCAGATCGGCCTGATCACGCTGACGTATCAGGTCACCGCGTCGCTGCTGCAGCCGCTCGTCGGGCTTTATACGGACAAGCATCCGAAGCCTTATTCGCTTCCCGTCGGCATGGGTTTCACGCTGTCGGGGCTGCTGCTGATGTCGGTCGCGGGTAACTTCGGCACGCTGCTGATTGCGGCGGCGCTGGTCGGCTGCGGCTCGTCGGTGTTTCATCCGGAATCGTCACGAGTGGCGCGCATGGCGT
It encodes the following:
- a CDS encoding methyl-accepting chemotaxis protein translates to MKLFSLRGAKDAGFLADAEAGSAAQDAHGRTTGKRALSVKASLRLAFGIVLAGTLVIGAISLTQISRLNGATESIYTQGYVASRAAEETRGYLLRASRSQKMLLTASTARERDELGAQVEQALADIGREQTQLAQYIDHADKDSLAQQKRFAAALATWSANLRTFVKLVKEQPLDLSQMNWQVGTQDVSLLVETGKLEKMVDDLVARRGAAAKATIDSAAFIFHSSFVMVSALTLALFVLAIVISEWVVRRLAGQLGGEPGYAKDIARRIASGDLANRITLKRRDDASMLHALAEMQAGLSATVGDIAASAEAIASASSEISTGNVDLSRRTEEQAVALEKTATSMEQLTSTVRQNADNAKQASALAANASQIAEKGGAVVSRVVETMQRIDASAKSIGDIIGVIEGIAFQTNILALNAAVEAARAGEQGRGFAVVAGEVRSLAQRSSAAAKEIKTLIDTSVSRVSDGSTYAQQAGATMGEVVQAVRRVTDIMGEISAASAEQKTGIESIGEAVTKMDASTQQNAALVEEAAAAAQSLDDQARSLKSLVGKFQLA